Proteins encoded within one genomic window of Marasmius oreades isolate 03SP1 chromosome 4, whole genome shotgun sequence:
- a CDS encoding uncharacterized protein (MEROPS:MER0033188; CAZy:CE10), which produces MLTPTILSLLAVFNFWEPFIAAQPTAPIVNLGYARYQGVFDGTTNITSFLGMRFAAAPVGKLRWQAPNPPLDENDKGVQKADTQPAQCSQAEQGYADRNPFRLNSTGHHNSGVERRQSGDAPTVPPTSEDCLFLNVQYPGNTVPITGLPVLVYIHGGGYVLSGASLYDGSYLIEQSSHEDIVVVLQYRLGLFGFLAGKEIKEDGALNAGLLDQNFAFRWIRQHISKFGGDPERVTLLGKSAGAGSVLQHIIAEDGKTSPQLFRGAIAISPFFPPQYKYDERIPKALYKQVVNEVNCTSAQDTLACLRSAETTALQDANAKMVLEGFYGTYTFVPVVDGEFITRRPTDALKRGKINGEFLYAVNNAEEGSIYVNTAATNPLGAGDFAAQLFPTLGSKEVAAVDRIYRDMGSPFDQQNLIIGDATFICPAYYLLDTFGDRAFKSEFAVPPANHLNDIPYYFPSASSLTPINFNNTDFIEAFVRSFVDFTVFLDPNVKINASTITPEWGLYRSNPGGVEMVFNKTAAGGEGEGEPDIRVGRSDGALLDRCSG; this is translated from the exons ATGCTTACTCCCACCATCCTAAGCCTACTAGCGGTATTCAACTTCTGGGAGCCTTTCATTGCGGCCCAACCTACAGCACCGATAGTTAACCTAGGCTACGCGCGATATCAAGGTGTATTCGATGGGACCACAAACATAACAAGCTTTTTAGGCATGCGGTTCGCTGCAGCCCCAGTTG GAAAACTACGCTGGCAGGCTCCTAACCCACCTCTAGACGAGAATGACAAGGGTGTTCAAAAAGCCGACACTCAGCCTGCACAGTGTTCTCAAGCCGAACAAGGCTATGCCGACAGGAACCCATTCCGGTTGAACAGTACTGGTCATCACAACAGTGGCGTTGAAAGACGCCAATCTGGAGATGCTCCGACAGTACCTCCCACTAGCGAGGACTGTTTGTTCCTGAA CGTTCAGTACCCTGGTAATACTGTGCCTATTACGGGTTTACCCGTCCTCGTGTATATCCACGGTGGAGG ATATGTTTTATCAGGCGCTAGTCTCTATGATGGCTCTTATCTTATCGAACAATCAAGCCACGAAGACATCGTCGTGGTTCTGCAGTATCGCCTCGGACTTTTCG GTTTCCTCGCAGGTAAAGAGATCAAAGAAGATGGAGCTCTCAATGCTGGATTGT TGGATCAGAACTTTGCATTTCGTTGGATCAGACAACAT ATCTCGAAATTTGGTGGTGATCCCGAACGTGTGACGCTTCTAGGGAAATCGGCTG GCGCTGGGTCGGTCTTGCAACACATCATTGCAGAGGACGGAAAAACCAGTCCACAACTGTTCCGGGGAGCTATCGCCATCTCACCTTTCTTCCCTCCGCAGTACAAATATGACGAGAGAATTCCGAAA GCATTGTACAAACAGGTTGTTAATGAGGTCAA CTGTACATCCGCTCAAGACACTTTAGCATGTCTCCGGAGCGCAGAAACCACGGCCCTACAAGATGCCAACGCGAAGATGGTTCTGGAAGGATTCTACGGGACGTATACTTTCGTGCCTGTGGTTGATGGAGAATTTATTACACGGCGACCCACGGATGCTTTGAAGCGAGGTAAAATCAACGGG GAATTCCTATACGCCGTGAACAatgctgaagaaggaagtaTCTATGTGAATACCGCTGCGACCAACCCATTGGGTGCGGGAGACTTTGCTGCTCAGCTGTTCCCTACTCTCGGGTCGAAAGAGGTAGCAGCGGTTGATAGGATTTATAGAGACATGGGATCGCCTTTTGATCAACAGAATCTTATTATTGGAGATG CCACGTTCATATGCCCCGCGTATTATCTATTGGATACGTTTGGGGATCGAGCTTTCAAG AGTGAATTCGCAGTCCCACCCGCTAATCATCTAAATGACATCCCATACTATTTCCCCAG CGCCTCGAGTCTAACACCCATCAACTTCAACAACACCGATTTCATCGAAGCTTTCGTTCGTTCCTTTGTAGACTTTACTGTCTTCCTTGACCCAAATGTTAAAATCAACGCGTCGACTATCACGCCGGAATGGGGGTTGTATCGCAGTAATCCCGGGGGCGTTGAGATGGTGTTTAATAAGACGGCTGCtgggggagagggagagggggaGCCTGATATACGTGTGGGGAGGAGTGATGGGGCATTGTTGGATCGGTGCAG TGGATAA